The Salvelinus alpinus chromosome 30, SLU_Salpinus.1, whole genome shotgun sequence genomic interval GTCCTTTGTGGCAAGAAGTGACATCCCAAATAGACAAACACTACCTAGACAACACATACTAATTGGTTCCTATATACACAGTGTATAAAATATtaagaatacctgctctttccattacatagactgaccaggtgaaagctatgatacatgattaatgtcacttgtttaatcaacttcagtcagtgtagatgtggGAGTTGGGTGCAACTAAATTTTAGGAAGGGGGGGGGTACAACTCAATTCTAGGAAGGTGTTACTCACTGTTTTCTTTTTCTAAAAGTGCAGATAGGTTTTCATGATATTTTTTTTACCAGTTGTAAATAAAAGGCTGGTAAAATTTGTGAGGAGCTGTCAACAGTCAAACATGAAAGCCATTTCACAAATCAATTAGGAAGAAAAGCTCAGCAAAATGTCTCAAAATACCTTTTGTACCACATTTTCACAGACAGTGGTACAGAAAAACTATACAATTATGTTTTATTTGTTCCATCTGGCCTGAGACAACATTAAACTTGTGTGTGGATCCCCAGGGTATGCAGGTACCACATGTTGAGACACTGGACTCTCTCCTATGTGAGTTCTCTGATGTGACTTCATACTGGAGCGCTGGGTGAAGCATTTCCCACACTGTGTGCACTCGTATGGCTTCTCCCCGCTGTGGACCACAGCATGTCTGATCAGGTTGTACTGCTTGGTGAAACTCCTGCCACACTGTTCGCAGGTGTACGGTTTCTCTCCGGTGGTGCCGCCCGACCTCCACTGAGTCCTCATTCTCTTCACCATGTTAAAACTACTGCGACTCAGGCTGTATCCAGAGAAGGTGGAGGTGGTGGCCATGTTTGACCCTGTCATGCACTCACTCATTctcactgttgattctgaagccCTGTGTTGATGCTGCCTTGGCTGTAGAGCTAAACTATTTCCATCATTATTTGAGTTCAGCCTCTCGCCCCTCTGTCCTTCTGGCATCTGTTGTCTAGTCTCATCAGCCAATGTCCTGACATGTCTTTTCATGTGTGCTGCTGTACTGAACATGTTAGCATGTGGTTTCCCTATAGAAGAGTGAACCGATGGCCCTACGGATGGCAGCCCACTATGAGATGGGAAAATTGAGATATTCTGAGAGTACTCCTCTGTGGCATGAAAGGAGAAATCTGGGTGGCCAACAGTGTCAGTGTCTCTGCCTGGATCCACAGAGGTCCACAGCTGCGCATCAGTCTCATCCATGACAAACTGGTCAGGTCCTGCCAGGGCCGTGGTCTGATCCAGCTCCTCCTTTTTCTCATCCTTCACCATCACTACCTCTTGTGAGTCCTCATCCTCGGCTGGCTGGTGCTGCTCTGTGCTAAACACCTTTGATTTCTCTGCAGACGTGAGCCGGGGTGTGCCTGGTTCCTCTGGACCATCAGAATTGGGGTAATGTTCCACTGAGTCTTCAGGAGATATGTTGGGTTGTGGGATGAAGTCCTCAAAGTGCCGTTGCTCAAAGGATGGTGGTTGTCCAGGCTTGGAACCAGACTCTAAAGATTTGGGATAAACATAAAAGAAACATTACAAAAGATCCTTAACAGTTGCAAAACATGACTACTTTCAAATTGACTATGTGTACGCGCACTCTATATGCCAACCCAGAACAAAAAACACCCAACACCAACTAGCAATTTGCAACGTGTATACCACCACACCCACACAGTCTTTCATAGACAGAGCAGTACCCCTTATGGTTGCACCCACCCTCTCCAGTGATCATGAGCTCTTCCTGAGGGTCAGTCTTCCAAACGTCCTCTGCTGTCTCCTCATCTTTGATCAGTATGTGTTCAGTCTCCACTCTCTGCTCCACATCTGTAGGCTGTAACAGGGGACTGAGGTTATTACTCTGGAGACACCATATCTAACCCTTTTCATACTGCAGTGACCTTGGTTGGTAAACGGGCTCTTTTCATGTCCAGAAAGTAAGTTGGATAGCTACCTGTTATTCTTATCCGATTTATTTGGCATAGGGTACAGCCAGAAAGTAGCTTGTATAATTTCTGGGTCAATAAACCATTCAATTTGAGAACAGTTGTGAACATTCTCTCATTTATAATCTATCAAGGTCATTGCATTGGTGTAAATTACACCATGACATTCGGGGGTCTCTATTGAGTGTAAAAGAAAAATGGCACTAATAATAACGACATCATTTAAACTGTAAatatgggcctcccgagtggtgcagcagtctaagacactgcatcgcagtgcttgaggcatcactacagacccgggttcaatcgcAGGCTGTGTCACAGACGGCCGGGAGAACCATGAGgcagagcacaattggcccagcgtcgtctgggttaggggaaggttagcgattccttgtggcaggccgggcgcctgcaagctgactttggtcgccagttggacggcgtttcctccgacacattggtgcggctggcttctgggttaagcgagcagggtgtcaagaggcagtgcggcttggcagggtcgtgtttcggaggatgcatggctctcgaccttcgcctctcccgagtctgtagggGAGTTGCAACAATGGGAcatgactgtaactaccaattggatatcccGAAAAAGAGATCAAAgtttattttgttttttaaaatattaaTTACCTTTTAAAAATGTGGCATGAACATAACCAGTCATTAAATTTTTCacctgattgtcaaacaaatcacttaaaAGTAGTCTACCTGTGCATGTTCATCcactccaaaataattccagcatctaAACATCATGTATACGTGcgccatttgatgaatggaaatagatatgttacaaaacaccaaaaagtgtgcctaatgtattatattgaatgtagactactgtacctGTTCTGCGTGTGTTCATGTGCGTAAAATTGCCTTGGCTGAGAGGGTAGGCTACCGGCAGTGGTGCAGGCCTAGTGGAGGGTAGATGCAAGTAAAGGCCGTGTACCCACCTTTTTCAGAAAAATACTTTGAAAGTATAGGGAGCATTACTAAAAACATTTACCACGACCAACAATCAGCGTTTACCCAccaattattttgccactaccgGTAAGCTTATTTGAGGTTCATGGTAATACACATTGTAGCCTAAGTAAGTTGACCGTGTGTGTTAGAGTAAAGGACTTCACGCTGCTTGCTCACAAACTGGCGCGAACTCGGGACCTCTGCCTCACAAACACACGACTGTCCTCCCTCAAACGTCTTTGACGATCGCGCCACCTCAAAAGCTAGCTAATGAGGCGACGCAAGcgggacacttcaggctgaggaataagtttcacacat includes:
- the LOC139560374 gene encoding zinc finger protein 572-like isoform X2, yielding MMVDYSTRQLAYSYTPMCIQSIQKPTDVEQRVETEHILIKDEETAEDVWKTDPQEELMITGEESGSKPGQPPSFEQRHFEDFIPQPNISPEDSVEHYPNSDGPEEPGTPRLTSAEKSKVFSTEQHQPAEDEDSQEVVMVKDEKKEELDQTTALAGPDQFVMDETDAQLWTSVDPGRDTDTVGHPDFSFHATEEYSQNISIFPSHSGLPSVGPSVHSSIGKPHANMFSTAAHMKRHVRTLADETRQQMPEGQRGERLNSNNDGNSLALQPRQHQHRASESTVRMSECMTGSNMATTSTFSGYSLSRSSFNMVKRMRTQWRSGGTTGEKPYTCEQCGRSFTKQYNLIRHAVVHSGEKPYECTQCGKCFTQRSSMKSHQRTHIGESPVSQHVVPAYPGDPHTSLMLSQARWNK
- the LOC139560374 gene encoding zinc finger and SCAN domain-containing protein 2-like isoform X1 — protein: MANCNFQAQLVSIMEVLAKAAVAEINKRVDDSCAVIRLEITQSQRDIDGLKRKCQMMEGELKKTRGRVRRKAFYPMASEKSSYPVKIVLNKQRNSSQWRDGEMAVEEDSQPQPTDVEQRVETEHILIKDEETAEDVWKTDPQEELMITGEESGSKPGQPPSFEQRHFEDFIPQPNISPEDSVEHYPNSDGPEEPGTPRLTSAEKSKVFSTEQHQPAEDEDSQEVVMVKDEKKEELDQTTALAGPDQFVMDETDAQLWTSVDPGRDTDTVGHPDFSFHATEEYSQNISIFPSHSGLPSVGPSVHSSIGKPHANMFSTAAHMKRHVRTLADETRQQMPEGQRGERLNSNNDGNSLALQPRQHQHRASESTVRMSECMTGSNMATTSTFSGYSLSRSSFNMVKRMRTQWRSGGTTGEKPYTCEQCGRSFTKQYNLIRHAVVHSGEKPYECTQCGKCFTQRSSMKSHQRTHIGESPVSQHVVPAYPGDPHTSLMLSQARWNK